The bacterium genome includes a window with the following:
- a CDS encoding PAS domain-containing protein — protein AIGAIGILRDMRELDKARAYAESLIKNAPDPVFVSDLEGKILESNDAVSQLLGFRRDEVIEQSLSRFISPEETREFLAALREVVERGVIRNVRLNPRSATGEVIATTLNASALRDSDGKAIGAIGILRDMRELDKARAYAESLIKNAPDPVFVSDLEGKILHTNDAVSEVLGFRRDEVIEQSLSRFISPQETREFLAAVREVVERGVTRNVRLNPRAATGEVIPTGLNASALRDSDGKVIGVIGILRDMRAYERVVRDLEKSKLELQEKILELEKFEEVVVGREIKMIALEKEVERWQSEVERLRGDTQQ, from the coding sequence AGGCGATCGGCGCCATCGGCATCCTCCGGGACATGCGCGAGCTCGACAAAGCCCGCGCCTACGCGGAGAGCCTGATCAAGAACGCCCCGGACCCCGTGTTCGTCTCCGACCTCGAAGGCAAGATCCTAGAATCCAACGACGCGGTCTCGCAGCTCCTCGGGTTCCGCCGAGACGAAGTGATCGAGCAGTCGCTCTCCCGGTTCATCTCGCCCGAGGAGACCCGCGAGTTCCTCGCCGCGCTCCGCGAGGTCGTCGAGCGCGGCGTGATCCGGAACGTCCGCCTCAACCCGCGGTCCGCGACCGGCGAGGTCATTGCGACGACGCTCAACGCCTCGGCCCTGCGCGACTCGGACGGCAAGGCGATCGGCGCCATCGGCATCCTCCGGGACATGCGCGAGCTCGACAAAGCCCGCGCCTACGCGGAGAGCCTGATCAAGAACGCCCCGGACCCCGTGTTCGTCTCCGACCTCGAAGGCAAGATCCTGCACACCAACGACGCGGTGTCGGAAGTGCTCGGCTTCCGCCGAGACGAGGTGATCGAGCAGTCGCTCTCCCGGTTCATCTCGCCTCAGGAAACCCGCGAGTTCCTCGCGGCGGTCCGCGAGGTCGTCGAGCGCGGCGTGACCCGGAACGTCCGCCTCAACCCGCGCGCCGCCACCGGCGAGGTCATTCCGACCGGTCTCAACGCATCTGCCCTTCGTGATTCCGACGGTAAGGTGATCGGCGTCATCGGGATCCTCCGCGACATGCGCGCCTACGAGCGCGTCGTCCGTGACCTCGAGAAGTCGAAGCTCGAGCTTCAAGAAAAGATCCTCGAGCTCGAGAAATTCGAAGAGGTCGTCGTCGGTCGCGAGATCAAGATGATCGCGCTCGAAAAAGAGGTGGAGCGGTGGCAGAGCGAAGTGGAGCGGCTGCGGGGCGACACGCAGCAGTAG
- a CDS encoding ATP-binding protein, protein MAGGPAPDGAAPQSAAPAVPGGNGKASWQAGSPARDGTPPALSAAEHARLLERIADLEGRLRQRDEQRRAMLHIMADLHDVNRRLGDQRKAMLHILVDYEQDRRRLAQQTERLDNSRRALLHILQDSHRSNLRLGQARSAMIHIMGDLHEMTMEMQRREQDLRDKQEQLVQAGKLATLGELTTGVAHELNNPLNNIGLFIGNVIDQIRLGGIDRDIDLEHVAHDLDRATAQVRKATEIISHLRTFGRTAPVSREPVSVNEVIMHALSLMQEQLRLRDIEVVLDLAPEAPIVAASPIQLEQVFINLLTNARDALGDTPSESLPTGARRIEIRSSLRPGWADVLVRDTGPGIPPGLERRIFDPFFTTKSVGKGTGLGLAITYGILKDHGGSITVVRQPEPGAAFLVQLPQLQESVLEPSIT, encoded by the coding sequence GTGGCCGGAGGTCCCGCGCCAGACGGGGCAGCGCCACAATCGGCCGCGCCCGCCGTCCCGGGGGGCAACGGCAAAGCCTCCTGGCAGGCAGGAAGTCCCGCGAGAGACGGGACGCCGCCGGCGCTGTCCGCGGCGGAGCACGCGCGCCTCCTCGAACGGATCGCCGACCTGGAAGGGCGCCTGCGCCAGCGCGACGAGCAGCGCCGCGCGATGCTGCACATCATGGCCGACCTCCACGACGTGAACCGCCGGCTCGGCGACCAGCGCAAAGCGATGCTGCACATCCTGGTCGACTACGAGCAGGACCGCCGCCGCCTCGCTCAGCAGACCGAGCGCCTCGACAACTCGCGGCGCGCGCTGCTGCACATCCTCCAGGACTCGCACCGTTCCAACCTCCGGCTCGGCCAGGCGCGGAGCGCGATGATCCACATCATGGGCGATCTGCACGAGATGACGATGGAGATGCAGCGCCGCGAGCAGGACCTGCGCGACAAGCAGGAGCAGCTCGTGCAGGCCGGCAAGCTCGCCACGCTCGGCGAGCTCACCACCGGCGTCGCCCACGAGCTCAACAACCCGCTCAACAACATCGGCCTGTTCATCGGCAACGTGATCGACCAAATCCGCCTCGGCGGGATCGACCGGGATATCGACCTCGAGCACGTGGCGCACGACCTCGACCGCGCGACCGCACAGGTCCGCAAGGCCACCGAGATCATTTCCCATCTGCGTACGTTCGGGCGCACGGCGCCGGTCAGCCGCGAGCCGGTCTCGGTGAACGAGGTCATCATGCACGCGCTGTCGCTGATGCAGGAGCAGCTGCGCCTGCGGGACATCGAGGTCGTGCTCGATCTCGCGCCGGAGGCCCCGATCGTCGCGGCCAGCCCGATCCAGCTCGAGCAGGTTTTCATCAACCTCCTCACCAACGCCCGCGACGCGCTCGGGGACACCCCGTCCGAGTCCCTGCCGACGGGCGCGCGGCGGATCGAGATTCGCAGCAGCCTGCGGCCCGGCTGGGCCGACGTGCTCGTGCGCGACACGGGGCCCGGGATTCCGCCCGGGCTCGAGCGCCGGATCTTCGACCCCTTCTTCACCACCAAGAGCGTGGGGAAGGGGACCGGCCTCGGCCTCGCAATCACGTACGGGATCCTGAAGGACCACGGGGGCTCGATTACCGTCGTCCGGCAGCCCGAGCCGGGCGCGGCGTTCCTCGTCCAGCTGCCGCAGCTGCAAGAGTCCGTGCTGGAGCCCTCGATTACATGA
- a CDS encoding SpoIIE family protein phosphatase, with amino-acid sequence MTPPRVLVVDDDAALLEALPETIRLRMPGTAVEICASAAPALEQIAAVDYDAIVSDIKMPGMDGLTLLSRVRGLRPDTPVLLITGHGEHDLAIRSLRAGAYDYVQKPIDREYFIASLGRAVQVRQLRRQISDQQHALSRHAGRLEETVQERTTELRQTVEQLRALTDVAAAIHGARGVDEVLKSVVDAACRLSGASLATAGFYRGDDQAAMLADPGRWATAIAPESVGLRIPREDVVGIFAAICGIEHGPVDLPAATFAPLARAAANGDGPWSSFFALPVRGRLGQPLGAMVLARPAGRVFTAEVRVQIEAVALQVAVALENTLLYERARGTAETLQRSLLPERLPDIPGVVLSARYLPGNHEAVGGDWYDVLTLPNGHIGLVIGDVAGRGVWAAAVMGQLRNALRAYALEGNPPALIAERLTRLVDDRTMATLVYLMVDPETRAIRYLNLGHLPPLIVGPEGVTRLTAGAPPLGVRGIAYREDTATLAPSSTIMVYTDGLLEVRGQSIDEGFARVTEVLRRCGDAPVDDLVDRVLASALAGRTSEDDVALVALRLSPLSPERLDIRLPAVPASLAQMRQTLRRWLKSADVAPEEAYDVMTAINEACANAIEHAYGPTDGLFECEVALAHGMLTATVRDIGRWRTARGQYRGHGLKLMEALMGEVQVVQGSTGTAVQMRKRIAHAAGGASLALGPRREPRMPAGPEAAGGAAPDGGRVHV; translated from the coding sequence ATGACGCCGCCCCGCGTCCTCGTCGTCGACGACGATGCCGCGTTGCTCGAGGCGCTGCCCGAGACGATTCGCCTGCGCATGCCGGGCACCGCCGTGGAAATCTGCGCGTCGGCCGCGCCGGCCCTCGAGCAGATCGCCGCGGTCGATTACGACGCGATCGTGAGCGACATCAAGATGCCCGGCATGGACGGTCTGACGCTGCTGTCCCGGGTGCGCGGCCTCCGTCCGGACACGCCCGTACTCCTGATCACCGGCCACGGCGAACACGACCTCGCGATTCGCTCGCTGCGCGCCGGCGCCTACGACTACGTGCAGAAGCCGATCGACCGCGAGTATTTCATCGCCTCGCTCGGCCGCGCCGTCCAGGTGCGGCAGCTGCGGCGCCAGATCAGCGATCAGCAGCACGCGCTGTCGCGGCACGCCGGCCGCCTCGAGGAGACCGTCCAGGAGCGCACGACGGAGCTGCGGCAGACGGTCGAGCAGCTGCGGGCGCTGACGGACGTCGCCGCGGCCATTCACGGCGCCCGCGGCGTCGACGAGGTGTTGAAGTCGGTCGTCGACGCGGCCTGCCGCCTGTCGGGCGCGAGCCTGGCCACGGCGGGCTTTTACCGCGGCGACGATCAGGCCGCCATGCTGGCCGACCCGGGGCGCTGGGCCACCGCGATCGCGCCGGAGAGCGTCGGCCTGCGGATCCCCCGGGAGGACGTCGTCGGGATCTTCGCGGCGATCTGCGGCATCGAGCACGGCCCCGTCGACCTGCCGGCCGCGACCTTCGCGCCGCTCGCGCGGGCCGCGGCGAACGGCGACGGACCCTGGTCGTCGTTCTTTGCGCTCCCCGTCCGCGGACGGCTCGGCCAACCGCTGGGCGCGATGGTGCTGGCGCGGCCCGCCGGCCGGGTGTTCACCGCCGAAGTGCGCGTGCAGATCGAGGCGGTCGCGCTGCAGGTTGCGGTCGCGCTTGAGAACACGCTGCTCTACGAGCGGGCGCGCGGCACGGCCGAGACCCTGCAGCGCAGCCTGCTGCCGGAGCGCCTGCCCGACATTCCCGGGGTCGTCCTCTCGGCCCGGTATTTGCCGGGGAACCACGAAGCGGTCGGCGGCGACTGGTACGACGTGCTGACGCTGCCGAACGGACACATCGGGCTCGTCATCGGAGACGTGGCGGGGCGGGGCGTGTGGGCGGCGGCCGTCATGGGGCAGTTGCGCAACGCGCTCCGGGCCTACGCTCTCGAAGGCAACCCGCCGGCCCTCATCGCGGAGCGCCTGACGCGGCTCGTCGACGACCGGACGATGGCGACGCTCGTCTACCTGATGGTCGATCCGGAGACCCGGGCGATCCGGTACCTGAACCTCGGCCATCTGCCGCCCCTCATCGTGGGGCCGGAGGGCGTCACGCGCCTCACCGCCGGCGCGCCGCCGCTCGGCGTGCGCGGGATCGCGTACCGGGAGGACACCGCGACGCTCGCTCCGAGCTCGACCATCATGGTCTACACGGACGGGCTCCTCGAAGTCCGAGGCCAGAGCATCGACGAGGGGTTCGCGCGCGTGACGGAGGTCCTGCGCCGGTGCGGCGACGCGCCCGTCGACGATCTCGTCGACCGCGTGCTCGCGTCGGCGCTCGCCGGACGGACGTCCGAGGACGACGTGGCGCTGGTCGCGCTGCGGCTCTCGCCCCTCAGCCCGGAGCGCCTGGACATCCGGCTGCCGGCGGTGCCGGCGTCGCTGGCGCAGATGCGGCAGACGCTGCGGCGCTGGCTCAAGTCGGCCGACGTGGCCCCGGAGGAGGCCTACGACGTCATGACGGCGATCAATGAAGCCTGCGCGAACGCGATCGAGCACGCGTACGGCCCAACCGACGGATTGTTCGAATGCGAGGTGGCGCTGGCCCACGGCATGCTGACCGCCACGGTCCGCGATATCGGCCGGTGGCGCACCGCCCGGGGACAGTACCGAGGCCACGGACTGAAACTGATGGAGGCCCTTATGGGAGAGGTTCAGGTGGTGCAGGGTTCGACCGGAACGGCGGTACAGATGCGCAAACGAATCGCCCACGCGGCGGGAGGCGCATCTTTGGCCCTGGGCCCACGGCGTGAACCAAGGATGCCCGCAGGCCCAGAAGCGGCCGGCGGCGCCGCGCCGGACGGCGGACGGGTCCACGTATGA
- a CDS encoding STAS domain-containing protein: MTTAVEVRMTEEAGIPVAALDGEIDLANAAEVRSQIFGMVSNTAPGLVLDLSGVTYLDSRGVQLILELAERLKMRHLKFRVAMPEKSLIRRILLLTHVDAVVPLDTSVNQALTMMRESA, from the coding sequence ATGACGACGGCCGTGGAAGTTCGGATGACGGAAGAGGCCGGCATTCCGGTCGCGGCGCTCGACGGCGAGATCGATCTCGCGAACGCCGCGGAAGTGCGCAGCCAGATCTTCGGGATGGTCTCCAACACCGCGCCCGGCCTCGTCCTCGACCTGAGCGGGGTCACCTACCTCGACAGCCGCGGCGTGCAGCTCATCCTCGAGCTCGCCGAGCGCCTCAAGATGCGGCATCTCAAGTTCCGCGTCGCGATGCCGGAGAAGTCCCTGATCCGGCGGATCTTGTTGTTGACCCACGTGGACGCGGTGGTGCCGCTGGACACGAGCGTCAATCAGGCGCTGACGATGATGCGGGAAAGCGCCTAG
- a CDS encoding diguanylate cyclase, protein MNRMLVYHATRWGALAGGVLLTAAAVRAEPVPPPLLLGAIALLCFAAESGNLTLPYAGSVSFGSVATLPAILLIGPGYAALCGALGQIAIPLRHRRPPATLLFNASQRAVALVLAGRAWSLVASGRLWVDTAHPALAPARVVPAALACVAVYAVATHVLVSLYSATRRALPVWTVLVGNASIRFAATAALGCFGLLLVLIALGVPTAPPNFEYVLLLPVVAGVVFLIYDAHRQTNRQLFHLYSAVTDLVQAADLDQLLKRLAGLLDRLATPAGLWVALRNEDGQFEVAASRGIDRAAAQRLADTVTREMWGPRPDASVRLTRIADYTRSVPEAPAVSGEPLRSVMLAPLTAGPDLVGVLGMVHPIADYFIPAQERTVAMLAAEAALVVNYLRLYRESQQNLARAEQLQTRNAELLRDSQRRAHQLTLLNRAFMRVATSLAADEVFGGLVDELHSSLGYPRVSLRLLEADSLHLAADRGYAGAPERIPASRGIVGRVARTGQPALVLDVRRDPDYIPSHPMVTQLAAAPITSRGAVAGVIMIESVEPVLTSADLELLTTLAGYAALAIENARNYEEARTLATTDVLTGLPNRRMLWATFERELARAIRYGAPLSVIMVEVDRFKLYNDTHGHLRGDDALRQVARVLLQEHRVHIDVVARYGGDEFVVLLPQTTKAEAAEMAERIRRGIGVAADAGLPPRGADGAGVLVTVSLGVASFPEDGRTIEAVLRAADRSMYEVKAAGGDAVAVAPGAPR, encoded by the coding sequence ATGAACCGAATGCTCGTGTACCACGCGACCCGCTGGGGAGCGCTCGCCGGCGGCGTATTGCTTACCGCCGCGGCGGTGCGCGCGGAGCCCGTTCCCCCTCCCCTGCTGCTCGGCGCAATCGCACTACTCTGCTTTGCCGCGGAATCCGGCAACCTCACCCTGCCGTACGCGGGATCGGTGTCGTTCGGCTCCGTCGCGACGCTGCCGGCCATTCTCTTGATCGGTCCCGGCTACGCCGCGTTGTGCGGGGCGCTCGGCCAAATCGCCATTCCTCTCCGGCACCGGCGGCCGCCTGCGACGCTCCTCTTCAACGCGAGCCAGCGCGCGGTCGCGCTCGTGCTGGCCGGGCGCGCCTGGTCGCTTGTCGCGTCCGGACGGCTCTGGGTCGACACGGCGCACCCGGCGCTCGCTCCGGCGCGCGTGGTCCCGGCGGCGCTCGCGTGCGTCGCGGTTTACGCGGTCGCGACCCACGTCCTGGTGAGTCTCTACTCGGCGACGCGGCGCGCGCTGCCGGTGTGGACCGTCCTGGTCGGGAACGCCTCGATTCGCTTCGCCGCGACGGCCGCCCTCGGATGCTTCGGCCTCCTGCTCGTCTTGATCGCCCTCGGCGTGCCGACGGCGCCGCCGAACTTCGAATACGTGCTGCTCCTGCCGGTCGTGGCGGGGGTGGTCTTCCTCATCTACGACGCGCATCGCCAAACCAACCGGCAGCTCTTCCATCTCTATTCGGCCGTGACCGACCTCGTGCAGGCGGCCGACCTGGATCAGCTCCTGAAGCGGCTGGCCGGTCTGCTGGATCGCCTCGCCACCCCGGCGGGATTGTGGGTCGCGCTGCGGAACGAGGACGGGCAATTCGAGGTCGCGGCGTCGAGAGGAATCGATCGCGCGGCCGCCCAGCGTCTCGCGGACACCGTGACGCGCGAGATGTGGGGCCCGCGCCCCGACGCGTCGGTGCGGCTCACACGAATCGCCGACTACACCCGCAGCGTGCCCGAGGCGCCCGCCGTGTCGGGTGAACCGCTGCGCAGCGTCATGCTGGCACCGCTGACCGCCGGCCCCGATCTCGTCGGCGTGCTCGGCATGGTGCACCCGATCGCCGACTATTTCATCCCGGCGCAGGAGCGTACGGTCGCGATGCTGGCGGCCGAGGCCGCGCTCGTCGTCAACTACCTGCGGCTGTACCGGGAATCGCAACAGAACCTCGCCCGGGCCGAGCAGCTGCAGACTCGGAACGCCGAGCTGCTGCGCGACTCGCAGCGGCGCGCGCACCAGCTCACGCTCCTGAACCGGGCCTTCATGCGGGTCGCGACGTCGTTGGCGGCGGACGAGGTCTTCGGCGGGCTCGTCGACGAGCTGCACTCCTCGCTCGGCTATCCCCGCGTCTCGCTGCGGCTCCTCGAGGCGGACTCGCTGCACCTGGCCGCGGACCGCGGGTATGCCGGCGCGCCCGAGCGGATTCCGGCCAGCCGAGGCATCGTGGGCCGGGTCGCGCGCACCGGGCAGCCGGCGCTCGTGCTGGACGTCCGCCGCGATCCGGACTACATCCCCTCGCACCCCATGGTCACGCAGCTCGCGGCCGCGCCGATCACGAGCCGCGGCGCGGTGGCCGGGGTGATCATGATCGAGAGCGTCGAGCCGGTCCTGACCTCGGCGGATCTCGAGCTCTTGACGACCCTCGCCGGCTACGCCGCGCTCGCCATCGAAAACGCGCGCAACTACGAGGAGGCCCGCACGCTCGCGACCACCGACGTGCTTACGGGCCTGCCGAACCGGCGGATGCTGTGGGCCACGTTCGAGCGCGAGCTGGCGCGGGCGATCCGGTACGGGGCCCCGCTCTCGGTGATCATGGTGGAGGTCGACCGGTTCAAGCTGTACAACGACACGCACGGGCACCTGCGCGGGGACGACGCGCTGCGGCAGGTCGCGCGCGTGCTCCTCCAGGAGCACCGCGTGCACATCGATGTCGTCGCGCGCTACGGCGGCGACGAGTTTGTGGTGCTGCTGCCGCAGACCACGAAGGCGGAGGCGGCGGAGATGGCGGAGCGGATCCGCCGCGGGATCGGGGTCGCGGCGGACGCCGGACTGCCTCCGCGCGGCGCCGACGGCGCCGGGGTGCTCGTGACCGTGAGCCTCGGCGTCGCGAGCTTTCCTGAGGACGGGCGGACGATCGAAGCCGTGCTGCGCGCGGCGGACCGGTCGATGTACGAGGTGAAAGCCGCCGGCGGCGACGCCGTCGCCGTGGCTCCCGGCGCGCCGCGCTGA
- a CDS encoding DMT family transporter: MAAILILISASLYGVSPILAKIAYSYGVTPLVLMTWRVSIAAALFWTAALAFRQVAAVERRMLGALVILGATFVPAQVYSYFYALSLLPASTASVIVNTSPVHVAWMERLALGEQLARGDLLILGAIVAGAVLVGGATPHAGHTFGFVVLGAATLASASYLVIQRRVVRDVPPVMMLAVIQLSSAAVYWIAVAATHASLAPLAPPALAAIVASACTASIASFLVLIALRTLAATRTAMLGMLEPVVTVILSVALLADTMTWPRLAGIVTVLAGITTFYWRLRQPVDTIGFTAPGSDGGDSGAV; the protein is encoded by the coding sequence ATGGCCGCGATCCTCATCCTGATCTCCGCGTCCCTCTACGGGGTCTCGCCGATCCTGGCGAAGATCGCCTACAGCTACGGCGTGACGCCGCTTGTCCTCATGACGTGGCGTGTCAGCATCGCGGCGGCGCTGTTCTGGACCGCGGCGCTGGCGTTCCGCCAAGTGGCGGCCGTGGAACGCCGCATGCTCGGCGCGCTCGTGATCTTGGGCGCGACCTTTGTCCCGGCGCAGGTGTACTCGTACTTCTACGCCTTGTCCCTGCTGCCGGCGTCGACCGCGTCGGTGATCGTCAACACCTCGCCGGTCCACGTCGCCTGGATGGAGCGGCTCGCGCTCGGCGAGCAACTTGCCCGGGGGGATCTCCTCATCTTGGGTGCGATCGTCGCCGGGGCGGTCCTCGTCGGGGGCGCGACCCCGCACGCCGGGCACACCTTCGGTTTTGTCGTCCTCGGCGCGGCGACGCTCGCCTCGGCGTCCTATCTCGTCATCCAGCGGCGCGTCGTGCGCGACGTGCCGCCGGTCATGATGCTCGCCGTGATCCAATTGAGCTCCGCGGCAGTGTACTGGATCGCCGTGGCCGCGACGCACGCGTCGCTGGCGCCGCTCGCGCCGCCGGCGCTGGCGGCGATCGTCGCATCGGCGTGCACCGCGTCGATCGCGTCGTTTCTCGTGCTGATCGCGCTGCGGACGCTCGCCGCGACCCGCACGGCGATGCTGGGCATGCTCGAGCCGGTCGTCACGGTGATCCTCAGCGTTGCCCTGCTGGCCGACACGATGACGTGGCCGCGGCTTGCCGGCATCGTCACCGTGCTCGCCGGCATCACGACCTTCTATTGGCGGCTGCGGCAGCCGGTCGATACTATTGGATTCACGGCTCCTGGGTCTGATGGAGGAGATTCTGGGGCAGTATGA
- a CDS encoding DUF5652 family protein gives MGPLGFPMSVPHLNPVLLTALIVWSLIWKGFALWRAARAGQAAWFIVLLFANTAGLLEIVYLLFFAPRPHPSTG, from the coding sequence ATGGGTCCACTCGGTTTCCCGATGAGCGTTCCGCATCTGAACCCGGTCCTGCTGACTGCGTTGATCGTATGGTCGCTGATTTGGAAGGGCTTCGCGCTGTGGAGAGCCGCCCGGGCGGGTCAGGCGGCATGGTTTATCGTGCTGCTCTTCGCAAATACCGCCGGGCTCCTGGAAATCGTCTACCTGCTGTTCTTCGCGCCTCGTCCACATCCATCCACCGGGTGA
- a CDS encoding ABC transporter substrate-binding protein — MLLSVLLAAGTAAATPITTLVVTVLGSSALDAPMVVGIARGIFEKYGLKIQVSTAASGFQALRQVADGSAQIAGAAGTAIAQTIGQGVRLKAVVVSNGDATGKVPTDSYVAVVARGASGIREGHLEDLRGKKVGVRRTSDFHQYLFFALAAKGLDPVSVVTLVDTADLFGALRSGTVDAIVSPEPGASRILRATDGAFVVQRGGGYIQFLELRVVRAEYLATHPGTMKRYTTAFAEAAQFVRTHPDETTDIMVRQQLKGVPRELARAAVGLLHPDVRISKVTAAAAQAGSDFAVKIGALRQAPAFQEMFDLRILREVEREHPEFFNDLPPIPNALKL; from the coding sequence GTGCTGCTCTCGGTACTGTTGGCGGCGGGCACGGCGGCCGCGACCCCAATCACGACATTGGTGGTCACGGTTCTTGGCTCGTCGGCCCTCGATGCGCCGATGGTCGTGGGCATTGCTCGAGGCATCTTCGAAAAGTATGGTCTAAAGATCCAGGTGAGTACCGCAGCGAGCGGTTTCCAGGCCCTGCGGCAGGTTGCTGATGGCTCCGCCCAGATTGCCGGGGCAGCTGGGACTGCGATTGCGCAAACGATAGGCCAGGGCGTACGCTTAAAGGCCGTTGTTGTATCCAACGGGGATGCCACAGGGAAGGTGCCAACCGACTCATACGTCGCCGTCGTCGCCCGCGGGGCGAGTGGCATCCGTGAGGGCCACCTGGAAGACCTGCGCGGGAAGAAGGTCGGCGTCCGCCGCACAAGCGACTTTCACCAGTATTTGTTCTTCGCGCTTGCCGCCAAGGGCCTTGATCCTGTCAGTGTCGTCACACTCGTGGATACTGCCGACCTGTTCGGCGCGCTCCGGAGCGGAACGGTGGACGCCATAGTGTCCCCGGAACCGGGTGCCTCACGGATCCTTCGGGCGACGGACGGCGCGTTTGTCGTTCAACGGGGAGGGGGTTATATACAGTTCCTGGAGCTACGAGTGGTACGTGCCGAATACCTCGCGACGCATCCGGGGACGATGAAGCGTTACACCACGGCTTTCGCGGAAGCCGCCCAATTTGTCCGGACCCATCCCGACGAGACGACGGACATCATGGTCAGGCAGCAGCTCAAGGGCGTCCCACGGGAGCTCGCGCGGGCTGCCGTCGGATTGCTACACCCGGACGTGCGCATCTCCAAGGTCACGGCTGCGGCGGCCCAGGCGGGCTCCGACTTTGCCGTCAAGATCGGTGCATTGAGGCAGGCGCCCGCGTTCCAGGAGATGTTCGACCTCAGAATCCTCCGCGAGGTCGAACGCGAGCATCCAGAGTTTTTCAATGATTTGCCGCCGATCCCGAACGCCTTGAAGCTATAG
- a CDS encoding catechol 2,3-dioxygenase has translation MAAPEPIFDVAQLAHVEILTPDPERTLWFFKDLLGMQETAREGQSIFLRAYEEFYHHSLKITEAAAPGLGHAAWRSTSPQALERRVQAIDAAGLGGGWSDGDLGHGPAYRFTTPGGHRMELFWDVEYYQVPGRAKSRLLNRPQQRPLTGVPVRRLDHINVNAVDVSLNRQFLMDRLGFRLRERRVHDDGSEGAVWLSVSPLVHEIAVMRRPADGLNHICYWYGYPQHLWDSAEMFREHGIQIVRGPSKHGISQALCLYVNEPGGNEVELFGDAGYLIFDPDWKPITWTDSDKDRAGFWLG, from the coding sequence ATGGCCGCTCCTGAGCCGATCTTCGACGTTGCGCAGCTGGCGCACGTGGAGATCCTCACGCCGGACCCCGAGCGCACGCTGTGGTTCTTCAAGGATCTGCTCGGCATGCAGGAGACGGCGCGGGAAGGACAGTCGATTTTCCTGCGCGCGTACGAAGAGTTCTACCATCACTCGCTCAAGATCACCGAAGCCGCGGCCCCCGGGCTCGGGCACGCCGCGTGGCGCAGCACTTCTCCGCAGGCGCTCGAGCGGCGGGTGCAGGCGATCGACGCGGCCGGGTTGGGCGGCGGCTGGTCCGACGGCGATCTCGGACACGGACCGGCCTACCGCTTCACGACCCCGGGCGGACACCGCATGGAGCTCTTCTGGGACGTGGAGTACTATCAGGTTCCCGGTCGGGCGAAGAGCCGGCTTCTGAACCGCCCGCAGCAGCGGCCGCTCACCGGGGTGCCGGTTCGCCGCCTGGACCACATCAACGTCAATGCCGTCGACGTGAGCCTCAATCGCCAATTTCTGATGGACCGACTGGGCTTCCGGCTGCGCGAACGGCGCGTCCACGATGACGGCAGCGAGGGCGCCGTCTGGCTGAGCGTCAGCCCGCTCGTCCACGAAATCGCGGTCATGCGCAGACCCGCCGACGGCCTGAACCACATTTGCTACTGGTACGGCTATCCGCAGCATCTGTGGGACAGCGCCGAGATGTTCCGCGAACACGGCATCCAGATCGTCCGGGGGCCGAGCAAACACGGAATCAGTCAGGCGCTCTGTCTCTACGTGAATGAGCCCGGCGGGAACGAGGTGGAGCTGTTCGGCGACGCCGGATACCTGATTTTCGATCCCGACTGGAAGCCGATTACGTGGACGGACAGCGATAAAGACCGCGCCGGGTTCTGGCTCGGCTGA
- a CDS encoding HdeD family acid-resistance protein, producing the protein MSVGSGMVQVLARNWWALALRGVFAIIFGLIALINPGLTLLALVFLFGAYSLIDGVFGVAAAVRAAEAHNRWGWLLVEGIAGIVAGIIAFVVPGITAIVLLYLIAAWALVTGVFELIAGFRLRGHLANEWLLLLGGAASIILGVLLIVRPGAGALALLWLIGFYAILFGVLMLSLAFRLRGHAAPAAGV; encoded by the coding sequence ATGAGCGTAGGATCCGGGATGGTCCAGGTGCTGGCCAGGAACTGGTGGGCGCTCGCGCTTCGCGGGGTGTTTGCGATCATCTTCGGACTGATCGCGCTGATTAACCCCGGGCTGACGCTGCTCGCGCTCGTGTTCCTGTTCGGCGCGTACTCGCTGATCGACGGCGTCTTCGGCGTGGCCGCGGCGGTCCGCGCCGCGGAAGCCCACAATCGGTGGGGGTGGTTGCTGGTCGAGGGGATCGCCGGCATCGTGGCCGGCATCATCGCCTTCGTGGTGCCGGGGATCACGGCCATCGTGCTGCTCTACTTGATCGCGGCGTGGGCCCTCGTTACCGGGGTGTTCGAGTTGATCGCGGGTTTCCGCCTCCGCGGCCACCTCGCCAACGAGTGGCTGCTGCTCCTCGGCGGAGCCGCCTCGATCATCCTCGGGGTGCTGCTGATCGTACGTCCGGGGGCCGGTGCGCTCGCGCTCCTGTGGCTGATTGGGTTCTACGCGATCCTCTTTGGCGTGCTCATGCTGAGCCTCGCCTTTCGCCTGCGGGGACACGCCGCGCCGGCCGCGGGGGTCTGA